Proteins from a single region of Syngnathus scovelli strain Florida chromosome 7, RoL_Ssco_1.2, whole genome shotgun sequence:
- the rrm1 gene encoding ribonucleoside-diphosphate reductase large subunit, protein MHVIKRDGRQERVMFDKITSRIQKLCYGLNSDFVDPAQITMKVIQGLYSGVTTVELDTLAAEIAATLTTKHPDYAILAARIAVSNLHKETKKVFSEVMEDLFNYVNPLNRRHSPMISKETLDVVMEHKDRLNSAIIYDRDFSYNFFGFKTLERSYLLKINGKVAERPQHMLMRVAVGIHGERVDAAIETYNLLSERWFTHASPTLFNAGTNRPQLSSCFLLAMKDDSIEGIYDTLKHCALISKSAGGIGVAVSCIRSTGSYIAGTNGNSNGLVPMLRVYNNTARYVDQGGNKRPGAFAMYLEPWHFDVFDFLELKKNTGKEERRARDLFYALWIPDLFMKRVESNQDWSLMCPNECPGLDECWGEEFEELYTRYEKEGRVKRVVKAQQVWYAIIESQTETGTPYMLYKDSCNRKSNQQNLGTIKCSNLCTEIVEYTSHDEVAVCNLASVALNMYVTPERTYDFKKLAAVTKVIVKNLNRIIDINYYPVPEAERSNMRHRPIGIGVQGLADAFILMRHPFESPEAQLLNTQIFETLYYAALEASCELAAEHGPYKTYPGSPVSKGILQYDMWQRTPTTLWDWALLKEKIAKHGVRNSLLLAPMPTASTAQILGNNESIEAYTSNIYTRRVLSGEFQCVNPHLLKDLTERGLWGEDMKNQLIANNGSIQEIAGIPDDLKQLYKTVWEISQKTVLKMAADRGAYIDQSQSLNIHIAEPNYGKLTSMHFYGWKQGLKTGMYYLRTKPAANPIQFTLDKQKLKETSGLTNGTAEIIPEEDVKERNTAAMVCSLENRDECLMCGS, encoded by the exons ATGCATGTGATTAAGAGAG atGGCCGCCAAGAGCGTGTCATGTTTGACAAAATCACCTCCCGCATCCAGAAGCTTTGCTATGGCCTCAACTCGGACTTTGTGGACCCGGCCCAGATCACCATGAAAGTGATCCAGGGCCTGTACAGCGGCGTGACCACGGTGGAGTTGGACACGCTTGCGGCCGAGATCGCCGCCACGCTCACCACCAAGCACCCTGACTACGCCATCCTGGCGGCGCGCATCGCCGTCTCCAACCTGCACAaggagacaaaaaaggtgttcaGTGAGGTCATGGAGGACCTTTTCAACTATGTCAACCCGCTCAACCGCCGCCACTCACCCATGATCTCCAAGGAGACGCTGGATGTGGTTATGGAGCACAAAGATCGCCTCAACTCGGCAATCATCTACGACCGCGACTTCTCTTACAATTTCTTCGGCTTCAAGACCCTGGAGCGCTCGTACCTGCTCAAGATCAACGGCAAGGTGGCGGAGCGACCGCAGCACATGCTGATGCGGGTGGCGGTGGGCATTCACGGCGAGCGCGTGGACGCGGCCATCGAGACGTACAACCTGCTGTCAGAAAGGTGGTTCACTCACGCCTCGCCCACGCTCTTCAATGCCGGCACCAACAGGCCGCAgttgtccagctgtttcttgctGGCCATGAAAGACGACAGCATCGAGGGCATCTACGACACGCTCAAGCATTGTGCCCTCATCTCCAAGTCGGCAGGCGGCATTGGCGTGGCGGTCAGCTGCATCCGCTCCACGGGCAGCTACATCGCCGGTACCAACGGCAACTCCAACGGCCTGGTGCCCATGCTGCGCGTCTACAACAACACGGCGCGGTACGTGGACCAGGGCGGCAACAAGCGGCCCGGTGCTTTCGCCATGTACCTGGAGCCGTGGCATTTTGACGTCTTCGACTTCCTGGAGCTGAAGAAGAACACTGGCAAGGAGGAACGCCGCGCCCGAGACCTGTTCTACGCCCTGTGGATCCCGGATCTTTTCATGAAGAGGGTGGAGAGCAACCAGGACTGGTCGCTCATGTGCCCCAACGAGTGCCCCGGCCTGGACGAGTGCTGGGGCGAAGAGTTCGAGGAGCTCTACACGCGCTACGAGAAGGAGGGCCGGGTCAAGCGGGTGGTGAAGGCCCAGCAGGTGTGGTACGCCATCATCGAGTCGCAGACGGAGACGGGCACGCCCTACATGCTCTACAAGGATTCGTGCAACCGCAAGAGCAACCAGCAGAACCTGGGCACCATCAAGTGCAGCAACCTGTGCACAGAGATCGTGGAGTACACCAGCCACGATGAGGTGGCCGTGTGCAACCTGGCCTCCGTGGCGCTCAACATGTACGTCACGCCCGAGCGCACGTACGACTTCAAGAAGCTGGCGGCCGTCACCAAAGTCATCGTCAAGAATCTCAACAGAATCATTGATATCAACTACTACCCGGTGCCTGAGGCGGAACGGTCCAACATGCGTCACCGGCCCATCGGCATCGGCGTCCAAGGGCTGGCCGACGCCTTCATCCTCATGCGGCATCCCTTCGAGAGCCCCGAGGCGCAGCTGCTCAACACCCAGATCTTCGAGACACTTTACTACGCAGCGCTGGAGGCCAGCTGCGAGCTGGCCGCCGAGCACGGCCCCTACAAGACATACCCAGGCTCACCTGTCAGCAAGGGGATCCTCCAGTATGACATGTGGCAACGGACACCCACAACATTGTGGGACTGGGCGCTGCTCAAAGAGAAGATCGCCAAGCACGGGGTGAGGAACAGCCTGCTGCTGGCACCCATGCCTACCGCCTCCACCGCGCAGATCCTCGGTAACAACGAGTCCATCGAGGCGTACACCAGCAATATCTACACGCGTAGGGTGCTCTCCGGCGAGTTCCAGTGTGTCAACCCGCACCTGCTCAAGGATCTCACTGAGAGGGGTTTGTGGGGTgaggacatgaagaaccagctgaTTGCTAACAACGGCTCCATTCAG GAAATTGCTGGGATCCCCGATGACCTCAAACAGTTATACAAAACCGTGTGGGAGATCTCCCAGAAGACGGTTCTAAAGATGGCCGCCGACCGAGGGGCCTACATCGACCAGAGCCAATCGCTCAACATCCACATCGCAGAGCCCAATTACGGCAAACTGACCAGCATGCACTTCTACGGTTGGAAGCAG GGACTGAAGACAGGCATGTACTACCTGCGCACCAAGCCAGCCGCCAACCCCATCCAATTCACACTAGACAAGCAGAAGCTGAAGGAGACCTCCGGCCTGACCAACGGCACCGCAGAAATAATTCCCGAGGAAGACGTCAAGGAGCGCAACACGGCCGCCATGGTGTGCTCTCTGGAGAACAGAGACGAGTGCCTCATGTGCGGTTCTTGA